A genomic segment from Candidatus Brocadia sinica JPN1 encodes:
- a CDS encoding DUF1156 domain-containing protein produces the protein MIPKECKRLAEVDFPIAVVSKHSAREKSIRHGHPSTLHLWWARRPLAACRAMLLGLLLPDPCDKLCPEDFKEKARNLLPAVQGQVGAKDEDLRRALLQFIGDFANWDLSTNRKYLEISRGLVKAAHPEETPLVVDPFAGGGSIPLEALRLGCETFASDLNPVACLILKVMLEDIPRHGPELAEELRWVGAKIKQEAEKELAEFYPADSDGAKPIAYLWARTVRCETPGCGAEIPLVRSFWLSRKQGRKYALRYNLKRSIEKPPYLIFEIFEPKDDSEVPMGTISNARALCVACKSVLSPERVRYQLSNQKGGAECFFDNSGKRLNGSTPLVVITTSGEKAGKKYRVPRDEDIQAFARIQDRIEKKEAVLMGKGIISPIPNEPISEIRPSPNARGLTAVTRYGIKRFGDLFTQRQKLSLLTFVDKITSIDLSESKFPNVLKELLAMAFGKLIMHHNTQCRWNPHGESAPGAFGRQALPMIWDFIELIPLGESMGSFYSTVELISETSEKIGTWQKTIGTVEQSDAVKHPLSDSSASLWFTDPPYYDAIPYADLSDFFYVWLKRILPNHKITKGDNNDSGNPLTPKIPECVWNQAHIVNGKVKSQKFFEETVTKAFIEGRRILKNDGIASIVFAHKSTEGWEALLNGIINASFVILASWPITTEAKGRLNAQDAAALSASIHLVCRPRPEDAPVGDWGDVLQELPKRVGDWMERLQSEGIRGADLVFACIGPALEIYSKFSKVVDAQEREIPLGGDPEDQEPHKRGFLAYVWEAVGRAALEQVLGTAEAKARNGASGSLEEDARLTALFLWTLQSTNGEKNAPSPQPSPTRGEGEMSLEGEIEVEAEDEEAEAPKGKTRGFSLVFDVARRFAQPLGIHLAEWEGRIIETSKGVVRLLSVSERAGQLFGKAGTQAFSEHVEEHPKGPVQLKLFPVEEERTLPEIKGRSKRHKKSGAHVSDDSLKTQHDATTLDRVHAAMLLQADGRTNALRALLKAEQEKSPDFLRLANALSALYPKNSEEKRLIDAMLLAVPK, from the coding sequence GGCGCAAAAGATGAAGACCTGCGGCGTGCGCTCCTCCAGTTTATCGGCGATTTTGCCAATTGGGACCTTTCAACAAACAGAAAATATCTGGAAATCAGCAGAGGTTTGGTAAAGGCAGCACATCCGGAAGAGACACCGCTGGTGGTTGATCCCTTTGCAGGCGGTGGTTCAATCCCGCTTGAGGCACTGAGGCTTGGTTGTGAAACCTTTGCCAGCGACCTGAATCCTGTGGCTTGCCTGATTCTCAAGGTGATGCTTGAGGACATACCACGACACGGTCCTGAGCTTGCAGAGGAACTTCGTTGGGTAGGTGCAAAGATTAAGCAGGAAGCGGAAAAGGAACTTGCCGAATTTTATCCTGCGGATTCTGATGGAGCAAAACCAATTGCCTATCTCTGGGCAAGGACGGTAAGGTGTGAGACGCCCGGTTGTGGTGCTGAAATTCCCTTGGTACGTTCCTTTTGGTTATCAAGGAAACAAGGACGAAAATACGCTTTACGATATAATTTAAAGCGATCAATTGAAAAACCTCCTTATCTCATATTCGAAATATTTGAACCAAAAGATGACTCAGAAGTACCTATGGGAACAATTTCTAATGCCAGAGCACTTTGTGTGGCATGTAAAAGCGTTCTCTCTCCAGAACGAGTAAGATATCAATTGTCAAATCAAAAGGGAGGCGCAGAATGTTTTTTTGATAATAGCGGAAAAAGATTAAATGGTTCAACACCTCTTGTAGTAATAACAACTTCTGGAGAGAAAGCAGGCAAGAAATATAGAGTTCCACGCGATGAAGATATACAGGCATTTGCTCGTATTCAAGATAGAATAGAGAAAAAAGAGGCGGTACTAATGGGGAAAGGAATTATTTCTCCAATTCCAAATGAACCAATCAGCGAGATACGACCGTCGCCAAATGCAAGAGGATTAACGGCTGTTACAAGATACGGTATAAAACGATTTGGTGATTTATTTACACAAAGGCAAAAACTATCGCTTTTAACCTTCGTAGACAAAATTACTTCTATTGACTTATCAGAAAGTAAATTTCCCAATGTTTTAAAAGAACTTTTAGCAATGGCCTTTGGAAAATTAATAATGCATCATAATACCCAGTGCAGGTGGAATCCTCACGGTGAAAGCGCGCCTGGTGCATTTGGAAGACAAGCACTGCCGATGATTTGGGATTTTATTGAGTTGATACCATTAGGTGAAAGTATGGGAAGCTTTTACTCTACTGTTGAGTTGATATCTGAAACAAGTGAAAAGATTGGTACATGGCAAAAGACAATTGGTACAGTTGAGCAATCAGATGCCGTTAAACATCCTTTGTCTGATTCAAGTGCTTCATTATGGTTTACGGACCCACCATATTATGATGCTATACCTTATGCTGACTTATCTGACTTCTTTTATGTATGGCTTAAAAGAATTTTACCAAATCACAAAATAACAAAGGGAGATAATAATGATTCCGGCAATCCTCTAACACCAAAAATTCCAGAATGTGTGTGGAATCAGGCTCATATTGTCAATGGTAAGGTTAAATCTCAAAAGTTTTTCGAAGAAACTGTTACAAAAGCCTTCATAGAAGGAAGAAGAATTCTGAAGAATGATGGTATCGCTTCAATTGTTTTTGCACATAAATCTACAGAAGGCTGGGAAGCCTTACTTAATGGTATCATAAATGCGAGCTTTGTTATACTTGCTTCTTGGCCTATAACAACTGAAGCAAAAGGTAGATTAAATGCACAAGATGCTGCTGCTTTATCTGCAAGCATCCACCTCGTCTGCCGCCCCCGTCCCGAAGATGCCCCTGTGGGAGATTGGGGAGATGTTCTACAGGAACTGCCCAAACGTGTCGGCGACTGGATGGAAAGGCTGCAATCTGAAGGGATTCGCGGGGCAGACTTGGTCTTTGCCTGTATTGGACCAGCGCTTGAAATCTATAGCAAATTTTCAAAGGTGGTAGACGCACAGGAACGTGAGATTCCCCTCGGTGGAGACCCGGAGGATCAGGAACCCCACAAACGGGGTTTTCTCGCATACGTCTGGGAGGCGGTGGGTCGCGCTGCGCTTGAGCAAGTTCTTGGAACCGCTGAGGCGAAGGCCAGAAATGGTGCATCAGGCTCGTTGGAAGAAGATGCCCGTTTAACTGCCCTATTTCTCTGGACACTGCAAAGCACAAATGGAGAGAAAAACGCCCCCTCACCCCAACCCTCTCCCACAAGGGGAGAAGGAGAGATGTCCCTAGAAGGTGAAATTGAAGTCGAAGCTGAAGACGAAGAGGCTGAAGCGCCAAAAGGGAAAACGAGGGGTTTCAGCCTTGTCTTTGATGTCGCCCGACGCTTTGCACAGCCACTCGGTATCCACCTGGCGGAATGGGAAGGTCGCATCATAGAGACGAGCAAAGGCGTCGTCAGACTCCTATCCGTATCAGAACGTGCAGGACAACTCTTTGGCAAAGCTGGTACACAGGCATTTTCTGAACATGTTGAAGAACATCCGAAAGGTCCTGTACAGTTAAAATTATTTCCTGTAGAAGAGGAACGAACATTGCCTGAAATCAAAGGCCGCAGCAAACGACATAAAAAAAGCGGCGCTCATGTTTCTGATGATTCACTCAAGACACAGCATGATGCAACAACGCTTGACAGGGTGCACGCCGCTATGTTGTTACAGGCAGACGGCAGGACAAATGCCCTTCGAGCGTTACTTAAGGCAGAGCAGGAGAAAAGTCCTGATTTTTTAAGACTTGCAAATGCCCTTTCAGCATTGTATCCTAAAAACAGCGAGGAGAAACGACTTATTGACGCCATGCTTTTAGCTGTGCCAAAATAG
- a CDS encoding DUF433 domain-containing protein codes for MMFDRITFDPKIMGGRACIRGMRIPVSVIVGQIAHGATVEEIFADYPDLEAEDIRQALEYAAWLTQEEVFTA; via the coding sequence ATGATGTTTGACAGAATTACATTTGACCCTAAAATAATGGGTGGCAGGGCTTGCATCCGGGGAATGCGGATTCCTGTTTCTGTGATTGTGGGTCAAATAGCCCATGGTGCAACTGTAGAAGAAATCTTTGCTGATTATCCTGACCTTGAGGCAGAGGATATCCGTCAGGCGCTCGAATATGCAGCGTGGCTTACCCAGGAAGAAGTTTTTACAGCATAA
- a CDS encoding DUF499 domain-containing protein, whose translation MEPWYKVVTPRKEVREGRSFNPDEFAIALEQVVAGTAPEDYCNPEQFFKRTCFTRALRENAGMALRRLAGKTENTAPALTLITQFGGGKTHTLTALYHLARNGEKAARYTGASELQKEAGLSIIPEAKVAIFVGNAWDPQEGRETPWIDIARQLAGDKGVIELGPAARTTPPGTEALLRLFKVSNGPVLILMDEVLNFFNRHRNLADHCYAFFDNLCRAMIGTTHGAVLISLPRSRVEMTDWDLQWQDRITKVVRRVAKDLIVNDEAEISEVVRRRLFEDLGGERTFKNTARVYADWCYERRAQLPSEWTAVDTASTESKAREFLRSRFEVCYPFHPATLSVFQRKWQALTQYQQTRGTLAMLAQWISWAYREGYQRARREPLITLGSAPLEVPEFRSIILGQLGETKLIAAIDSDISGEQSHARALDADTKGPLRNIHRRTATAILFESSGGQKDKMAHLPELRFALGEPEIDTTSIDNAALALESRAFFIRKVGTDGFQIRHQPTLRKAVNDRRASLDYETEIKPTMRSIVQKEFERGASIPLVFFPEDSVAIQDSPRLTFVIMEPECEWRGNGTLRQQIAEWTRQRGKTPRLYPGSLIWCIKKPGRELREKVELWLAWKRVSREIAEGTLGGDFDRTDRAEIQSRVADADESVKDEVWGGYRFVVLADNKEPDGLSKPIDLGAGHSSGSETLCGRVISALKAGALLNESIGAGYIDRNWPPALKDCGAWSLTSLRQSFLNGSLTRLLDPDAILRGKLVEFVGKGDFGLASGQKPDGTYERAWYMELISPEEVAFESGVFLLKKDRVKALKAGIEVQPSPELPLKSFSQPEPKPIPDYEPGVETIIKKQTCTIRLAGTIPPEVWNRLGTKILPKLRSGIELQIGVDFRVTLKSDMAQSIKSELRQILDDLSLTGKVVIEERTS comes from the coding sequence ATGGAACCATGGTATAAAGTAGTAACACCGCGCAAGGAAGTCAGGGAAGGCCGATCATTCAATCCTGATGAGTTCGCCATTGCCCTCGAACAAGTTGTTGCAGGCACGGCACCTGAAGATTATTGTAATCCCGAGCAGTTTTTCAAACGCACCTGTTTTACCAGGGCACTCAGGGAAAATGCAGGAATGGCGCTCAGGCGGCTGGCGGGAAAGACTGAGAATACAGCGCCTGCCCTTACCCTCATCACACAATTTGGTGGTGGCAAGACACACACACTAACGGCGCTCTATCACCTAGCAAGAAATGGAGAAAAGGCGGCACGGTACACAGGCGCCTCTGAACTCCAGAAAGAAGCGGGTCTTTCTATAATTCCTGAAGCAAAGGTGGCAATATTTGTTGGAAACGCATGGGACCCTCAGGAAGGGCGTGAAACCCCGTGGATTGACATTGCCCGGCAGCTTGCTGGAGACAAAGGTGTAATCGAACTCGGACCAGCAGCCAGAACCACTCCTCCGGGGACTGAGGCGCTTCTTCGACTCTTTAAGGTGTCAAATGGCCCGGTACTTATCCTGATGGACGAGGTATTGAACTTCTTTAACCGCCACCGGAACTTAGCAGATCATTGTTATGCATTCTTTGATAATCTCTGCAGGGCAATGATAGGAACCACCCATGGGGCTGTGTTGATCAGCCTTCCCCGAAGCCGGGTAGAGATGACGGATTGGGACCTTCAGTGGCAGGACAGGATTACTAAGGTCGTCCGGCGTGTTGCCAAAGACCTTATTGTGAATGATGAAGCGGAGATTAGCGAGGTAGTGCGCCGGAGGCTATTCGAAGACCTTGGGGGCGAACGGACTTTTAAGAACACCGCCAGGGTTTATGCTGATTGGTGCTATGAACGAAGGGCACAGCTTCCTTCTGAATGGACGGCAGTGGACACCGCCTCTACGGAGTCAAAAGCGCGGGAATTCCTGCGAAGCCGATTTGAGGTATGCTACCCGTTTCATCCTGCAACGCTTTCCGTCTTCCAGAGAAAATGGCAGGCGCTTACTCAATATCAGCAGACGCGTGGGACGCTGGCAATGCTGGCTCAGTGGATTTCGTGGGCGTATCGTGAAGGCTATCAACGGGCGCGGCGTGAGCCCCTTATCACGCTTGGCTCAGCGCCGTTAGAGGTGCCGGAATTTCGTAGCATCATTCTCGGACAACTTGGTGAGACAAAGCTTATTGCTGCTATTGATTCAGATATTTCTGGTGAACAGTCACATGCCCGGGCGCTTGATGCAGATACAAAAGGACCGCTTCGCAATATTCATAGAAGAACTGCAACTGCTATCCTCTTTGAATCTTCAGGTGGACAGAAGGACAAGATGGCCCATCTTCCTGAGTTGCGATTTGCACTTGGAGAACCAGAGATCGATACCACGTCAATAGACAATGCGGCGCTAGCCCTTGAATCCAGGGCTTTCTTCATCAGAAAAGTAGGTACGGACGGCTTTCAAATACGGCATCAACCTACCCTGAGAAAGGCAGTAAACGACAGGCGGGCATCCCTTGATTACGAAACAGAAATTAAGCCAACGATGCGAAGTATTGTCCAGAAGGAGTTTGAACGCGGCGCAAGCATTCCTCTGGTATTTTTCCCTGAGGACAGTGTTGCTATTCAGGATTCCCCACGGTTGACGTTTGTGATAATGGAACCTGAATGTGAGTGGAGAGGAAATGGCACACTTCGCCAGCAAATTGCCGAATGGACCAGGCAGCGTGGCAAAACACCAAGGCTTTATCCCGGCTCCCTCATCTGGTGTATAAAAAAACCCGGGAGAGAACTGCGCGAGAAGGTGGAACTCTGGCTTGCATGGAAACGCGTTTCGAGAGAAATCGCAGAGGGGACTTTAGGAGGTGACTTTGACCGTACAGACCGTGCCGAAATTCAATCCAGGGTTGCAGATGCCGATGAATCAGTGAAGGACGAGGTGTGGGGTGGATACCGATTCGTGGTACTTGCTGATAACAAAGAACCTGACGGGCTGAGTAAACCTATTGACCTGGGCGCAGGGCATTCCAGCGGTAGTGAGACCCTTTGCGGAAGGGTGATAAGCGCTTTAAAAGCCGGAGCGCTCTTGAACGAATCAATAGGGGCCGGATATATTGACCGTAACTGGCCTCCGGCACTGAAAGATTGCGGCGCCTGGTCTCTCACAAGCCTCAGGCAAAGTTTTCTGAACGGGTCTCTGACAAGACTGCTTGACCCGGATGCGATATTAAGAGGCAAGCTAGTTGAGTTCGTAGGAAAGGGTGATTTTGGCCTGGCATCAGGACAAAAACCCGATGGCACATACGAGCGTGCCTGGTATATGGAACTCATTTCTCCCGAAGAGGTGGCATTTGAATCCGGCGTATTTCTTCTGAAAAAAGACAGGGTCAAGGCTCTTAAAGCAGGGATAGAAGTTCAGCCATCGCCAGAATTGCCACTTAAATCCTTTTCACAGCCAGAACCGAAGCCAATACCAGACTATGAACCGGGTGTTGAAACTATTATCAAAAAGCAGACCTGTACCATCCGTTTAGCAGGTACAATTCCTCCAGAGGTCTGGAATCGTCTCGGAACGAAAATATTACCAAAACTCAGGTCCGGAATAGAACTACAAATCGGGGTAGATTTCAGGGTTACTCTAAAGTCAGATATGGCTCAAAGCATAAAATCTGAACTCCGTCAAATTCTCGATGATCTAAGCTTGACTGGTAAAGTGGTAATTGAGGAACGGACATCATAA
- a CDS encoding MFS transporter, which produces MAYNSIPDRQHEEIAVKKSLDLSIKDGVAFAATAGFGDNYINPFAVALGASNFQIGLLSSIPQFLPALIQLKVADVTERLGSRKKIIVRSVFFQAFMLLPIAFIPYLPEFVQVGALIGFCTVYMLFASLAGPAWGSLMADLVPVRRRGAFFSKRSRLIGIVTLATTFLAGYILHLSKTQLLIGFTVIFFLAMISRYISCYFLSRMYEPPLEVKREHYFSFGAFLRRLNIGNFGKYVIFQSAFNFAVFIASPFFPVFMLRDLGFSYLTYTIVVTTVPLATILSISYWGRYSDVLGNRRVMGICSIVVSVLPALWLVSHQVYFLIGIQVLAGFFWGGFNLCSSNFIYESAIPEKRTRCISYFNTINGLAICLGNLLGGFLATHIPPVFGYRLLTLFAISSCLRIILSTTLLSRVKEIRKVVSNSM; this is translated from the coding sequence ATGGCGTATAATTCTATTCCTGATAGACAACACGAAGAAATTGCTGTTAAAAAAAGTCTTGACCTTTCCATCAAAGACGGTGTGGCATTTGCTGCAACTGCCGGATTTGGAGACAATTATATAAACCCTTTTGCCGTAGCCCTCGGTGCAAGTAATTTCCAGATTGGTTTGTTAAGTTCCATACCGCAGTTCCTTCCCGCGCTTATACAACTGAAGGTTGCCGATGTGACCGAGCGGCTTGGGAGTCGCAAGAAGATTATCGTACGTTCAGTCTTTTTCCAGGCCTTTATGTTGCTCCCCATTGCATTCATCCCATATCTGCCTGAATTTGTTCAGGTCGGTGCGCTTATTGGTTTTTGCACAGTGTATATGCTCTTTGCCTCTCTTGCTGGTCCGGCATGGGGTTCTCTTATGGCAGACCTTGTACCCGTGAGAAGAAGAGGGGCTTTTTTCAGTAAGCGTTCAAGGCTTATTGGTATCGTTACTTTAGCCACCACATTTTTGGCGGGCTATATCCTGCATCTATCCAAGACCCAGTTGCTTATTGGTTTTACCGTCATTTTCTTCCTCGCCATGATTTCACGATACATCTCATGTTATTTTTTAAGCAGGATGTATGAACCACCTCTGGAAGTAAAGCGCGAGCACTACTTCTCGTTTGGGGCATTTTTGCGAAGGCTCAATATCGGAAATTTTGGGAAATATGTGATCTTCCAGAGTGCTTTTAACTTTGCAGTATTCATTGCCTCGCCATTTTTCCCGGTATTTATGCTCCGCGATCTGGGGTTTTCATACCTTACCTATACCATTGTTGTAACAACCGTTCCTCTCGCTACGATCTTATCAATAAGTTACTGGGGGCGGTACTCAGATGTCCTTGGGAATCGCCGGGTTATGGGGATATGCAGTATCGTCGTATCCGTTTTACCGGCCCTCTGGCTCGTTTCTCATCAGGTATACTTCCTGATAGGAATTCAGGTACTGGCTGGCTTTTTCTGGGGAGGGTTTAATTTATGTTCTTCCAATTTTATCTATGAATCTGCAATCCCTGAAAAGCGGACCCGCTGCATTTCCTACTTTAACACCATCAATGGTCTTGCCATTTGCCTGGGAAATCTGCTTGGTGGTTTTCTGGCCACCCACATACCGCCTGTTTTTGGATATCGGTTGCTTACCCTTTTCGCCATTTCATCATGCCTGAGAATTATTTTATCCACTACCCTGCTAAGCCGGGTAAAGGAGATCAGAAAAGTTGTTAGCAATTCCATGTAG
- a CDS encoding SLC13 family permease has protein sequence MNKPPTPGLMNRDILYLFSNTPLLIKSLLIFILTYFIISAQKMKWHKLDRPSGALFGAVLMVLSGVLTLDEAYRAVDFNTILLLLGMMILIGYLKIANCFRYLSYLLITHARNSFLLLCFVSFSSGILSALFVNDTICLMFTPLLILALNQTKLNPVPYLIALATSSNIGSVVTLTGNPQNMLIGVFSKISYLDFTLHLIPIGIVSLMANVLIIYGVFRKDINFKKLEPIVLVKPELDGKLTTKSLVVLFCIFLGFVFTGNLPLSAITGGLALIIISGTKPQYVLEKVDWTLLLFFSGLFIVVGGINKAGFLTLAHNAVEPYLGKTESSQVVHFSIFSVIASNLVSNVPFVLLSAAWIEKFIDPKTMWYVLAMSSTFAGNLTVMGSVANMIVLELSKEYVHVGFWDFFKVGFTTTVVSTIIGIILLIH, from the coding sequence TTGAATAAGCCACCCACGCCTGGTTTGATGAACCGGGATATTCTGTACCTTTTCTCAAATACTCCATTGCTTATTAAATCACTACTTATTTTTATCCTCACCTATTTCATCATTTCTGCCCAGAAGATGAAATGGCACAAACTGGATAGGCCTTCTGGGGCCTTGTTCGGTGCCGTACTAATGGTGCTATCCGGCGTATTAACACTGGACGAGGCGTACCGGGCAGTAGATTTTAATACCATTTTGTTGTTACTTGGCATGATGATCCTCATTGGCTATCTCAAGATAGCGAATTGTTTCAGATATCTCTCGTATTTGCTGATTACCCATGCCAGAAATTCCTTTCTTTTGTTATGTTTTGTATCCTTTTCCAGTGGTATCTTATCGGCGCTATTTGTCAATGATACCATCTGCCTGATGTTTACTCCTCTTTTGATACTTGCCTTAAACCAGACAAAACTCAATCCAGTCCCGTACCTCATAGCCCTGGCAACGTCATCCAATATCGGAAGCGTAGTTACCTTAACCGGAAATCCTCAAAATATGCTTATTGGCGTTTTTTCAAAGATATCCTATCTGGATTTCACCCTGCATCTTATACCTATCGGGATAGTAAGCCTTATGGCCAATGTACTCATCATTTATGGAGTATTTAGAAAGGATATTAACTTTAAAAAATTGGAGCCGATTGTACTGGTAAAACCAGAACTTGATGGAAAGCTTACCACGAAATCTCTTGTTGTACTCTTCTGCATTTTTTTGGGATTCGTATTTACGGGAAATCTTCCATTATCGGCAATAACCGGTGGACTTGCATTGATTATCATATCAGGGACAAAACCGCAATATGTGCTGGAAAAGGTCGATTGGACGCTTTTATTGTTTTTCAGCGGATTATTTATTGTGGTAGGTGGTATCAATAAGGCCGGTTTTTTAACCCTGGCACATAATGCCGTTGAACCCTATCTGGGAAAGACCGAATCCAGCCAGGTTGTTCATTTCAGCATCTTTTCCGTGATTGCCTCCAACCTTGTCTCTAATGTGCCTTTTGTCTTGTTATCGGCTGCCTGGATTGAGAAATTTATTGATCCAAAGACCATGTGGTATGTGCTGGCCATGAGCAGCACGTTTGCCGGAAATCTTACTGTTATGGGTTCTGTGGCTAATATGATTGTCTTAGAACTTTCGAAGGAATACGTTCACGTGGGATTCTGGGATTTTTTTAAGGTGGGGTTTACAACGACCGTAGTTTCTACCATTATTGGGATCATTCTTTTGATTCATTAA